Genomic segment of Deltaproteobacteria bacterium:
GTATGCCCTTTTCTATGACCTGACGGGAGATGATGCCAACGAGCCGACCGGACTCCAATACCACAAGGACATTGACATTGTAACGGGTAAGGAGTTCGTTGGCCTCCGCGAGCCTTACGCTCGGATCCACGTGAATGGCAGGCGAAGACATGAGGTCCCTTGCCGACCGCCTGGGGTTAATGAATTGACTCAGGGCGCCAAAAAGCCTTTGTTCTACCTGGATCAGAGTCTGCCCTTTGATGGTGGCCGAGGCCGCTGAGGGATGCCCGCCTCCGCCGAAAGCCATGGCGATCTCCCCAACGTCCACCTCCGGCAGCCGACTTCGGGCCACCATGTAGACGCGATTTTCCATACTGGCCAGGGCAAAGACAACATCCAGACCTTCCATATCCCTGAATTTGTGAACCAAGAGCGCCAGATCAGCCACGTATGATTCAGAGGATACACTGGTGATAACCACATCCACACCGCCTATAGTGTGATGGGTGGCGCCTTGAATCATCTCATTAAGCAGATTAACCTGTTCCGGGCTTATTTCCCTGGTGATTATATCTGAGATCAGATTCAGGTTCGCTCCTTGCGACAGCAGGTAGGCCGCGGCATGGTAATCATCCTCTGTGGTGGAGGAAAATGTAAACGAACCTGTGTCTTCATATAGCCCGAGGGCCATTATGGTCGCCTCTTCAGGCGTCAACCGGATCTCCTTTTCCCGCAGGAGCTTTGTTATGATTGTGACGGTAGCTCCGGTCATTTCCGTGACCTCCACTGTGCCGGGCAGGTCGTCCGGCATGGCAGGGTGATGGTCATAGATATGGATTTCCAGGCCCGGGCGATTCACAATTCCGGCAAACTTGCCAATGCGACTTGCCTGCTTGGTATCAACCAATACGAGTCGATCCACTGCGTCAAGGTCAACGTCTTTGATCTTTACAATGTTGTACATGTACACCATGGACTTAACGAAAAAATCCCTCAGATTCCTTTCCTGGGAGCCGGGAAAGACCACGAGGGCCTCCGGATAAAGCTTCTTGGCCGCCAGCATGGAAGCAAAGGCGTCAAAATCCGCATTAATGTGGGTAGTAATGACTGTAATGCCCTGTGATTGCACTATCCCAGATCCCTCAGCGTCCTTTCTGCTTCTTTTCTTCCTGGAAAGTCTTCTTTGCCCTTTATGGACTCTTCCAGGTATTTCCGGGCTTGAGCCTGCTTTCCCAGGCTCAGATAGATCATCCCCAGATGATAGCTCATGATCGGACGATCCTTGATCTTATCCTTAACGCTCAGCAGCAGTTCTTCTGCCCGCGCAAAGTCGCCTTTGCGATAGAAAATCCATGCCGCTGTATCCACCAGGTCAGGGTTACCCTTAAATTTTTTAAGCAACTCTCCGACGAGTTCTTCTGCCTTGGCAAGGTTCTCATCGGTTGGCTCATGCTCGGCATAGTAAAAGGCAAGGTTGTTGGCCGCTGCTGAAGAATTGGGATTTCTTTTCAAAACCTCTTCATATATCGCTCTGGCCTCAGTGTTTTTACCCTTTTTCTCCAAAAGGGTTGCGATCAGTATGGCAATGCCAAGGTTGTTCGGATTCTGCTCCCTTATCTTCTTGTACTTGGCTATAGCAGTATCAATAGAGCCTTGAGCCTGTTCAAGCCGGGCCAGATTGAACAGGGCGTCGGAGCTGTTCGGATCTATTTCAAGCGCCTTCTCAAGGCTCTTGCGAGAGGCTTTGTGGTCTTCTTTCAGGGTATAGAGCTTTCCCAGCAAAACGTAGTAGTGAGAGTTTTTCGGCCTCCTGGCGATCTGCTCTTTGCATCTGTCAAATGCCTTGTCCAAGTCTTTTCTTTTTGCCAGCATATCCACCAAGTGATTGAGCGCAGGAACAAAATCGGGGTCAACCTTTAAGGCCTTTTCGAAAAACGATGTTGCCTCTTTTTGCTTGCCTTCTATGAGTTTTACCACTCCGTTTTTGTAGTTGACCTGGGCAGATTCGGGCTGAAGCGCCAGGAGGGCGCTAAAATACTTCTGGGCGCCTTCAAGGTCCTTTCCTGCAAGAGATATGTCGCCAAGGGCCATCAAGGCCTTTGTGTCATCGGCATCTGCTTCAACCACTTTTTCTAGTTGTTCTTTTGCGAGATCGATTTTTCCCTTCTGCCTGTAGATTTGCGTGAGCCCGTATCGGGCGTTCTTCTCTTCGGGCTTGATTTCGAGGATCTTCTTGTAGGTATCCTCGGCAAGGCCTATCTCGTTGTTCCCCAAGTGCGCCCTGGCCAGGTTAAGAGAAACATAAACGTTTTGTGGGTCCTCGCGCAGCACCGCGCGGTATTCCGAAATGGCCCCGTTGAAGTCATTGCGAGCAGCCAGTATGCTTCCCTTTAAGGAGTGAGCGCTCACATCCGCAGGATTCTCCCCTAAGACCTCTTCCACCAGTTTGAGGGCATCGTCCGGCTCTTTTTCCACAAGATGGATCCCTGCCATGGCCAGCTTTGCCTTCAAAAAATCAGGGCCA
This window contains:
- a CDS encoding tetratricopeptide repeat protein, encoding MRLGRSGGILAVVLTVLIIGCGGPEEKRAKFFNKGKALYEKGDYVKARLEFKNTLQIDPNFAKGYYMLGMVELKEKNWKKAFGFLSKAVDLDADLADAQVAIGKIFIMGRETEKAMEKADLVLGKNPDHEDALLLRATCLMADKKYDDAEAIFRSLIEKNPKRADSYMLLANLRMRQKDAKGARKTLQSLLLVDQKNKAARLMLVQVLEKENDLSGAEDEYKKLIDQDPESDVAKLLLARFYNRTKRSEEAEKVLNELIAASPDRVEPRFYLAQFYKEKGQESAMVAVLDKAIEDMPDNYGAYDTLARYYMGIKAKDKALEVLERFISRVRTGPDFLKAKLAMAGIHLVEKEPDDALKLVEEVLGENPADVSAHSLKGSILAARNDFNGAISEYRAVLREDPQNVYVSLNLARAHLGNNEIGLAEDTYKKILEIKPEEKNARYGLTQIYRQKGKIDLAKEQLEKVVEADADDTKALMALGDISLAGKDLEGAQKYFSALLALQPESAQVNYKNGVVKLIEGKQKEATSFFEKALKVDPDFVPALNHLVDMLAKRKDLDKAFDRCKEQIARRPKNSHYYVLLGKLYTLKEDHKASRKSLEKALEIDPNSSDALFNLARLEQAQGSIDTAIAKYKKIREQNPNNLGIAILIATLLEKKGKNTEARAIYEEVLKRNPNSSAAANNLAFYYAEHEPTDENLAKAEELVGELLKKFKGNPDLVDTAAWIFYRKGDFARAEELLLSVKDKIKDRPIMSYHLGMIYLSLGKQAQARKYLEESIKGKEDFPGRKEAERTLRDLG